The genomic DNA TATTCCCATAGTTAAAGGAGGGGATattcaaaatgttgttgattcGAGGTTGCAGGGTGAATTTAGCATCAATTCAGCATGGAAAGCAGTAGAGATTGCCATGTCATGCACTTCACCAAATGCACTTGAAAGGCCAGACATGAGCCAGATATTGGTAGAGCTAAAGGAATGTCTATGTTTGGAAATGGTTCAGAGAAATAATGAAAGCACGAGTGCTAGagatgaatttgtttctgtAGCTACTATATCAGAATCCACTATTTTAGCTAGATAACCCCAAtttataatgatatttttgttcTATATTCAATGTCACTCCAAATGACCTAGTACATTAGTCCTTGTTGTATCATATAGACATATACAATAATTTGTATTCTTGAAGTTTTCTAGGACTAGAAAAATTATTGTCAACTAGTACAGTAGGAGTGATgcttaattaaaaacacaatttttctcCTAAACTATCGATAAGAATAATGTGTATGgtaagataaataaattgttaGTTGTTACTGTTGTGTATGCCTTCAAAATTGAGTTTAGAGAAAGTGaagaatcgtgacacgatttgacAACCGTGTCACGATTTCGCAATGTCGTGAGCTGTTTTACAGGgtgtccaatcgtgacacgattttgggaaaacaTGACATGATTTTCGGCTTGCTGGACACGTTTTCAGAATAAgattggtcgtaccttgggccGTAGGCACCAActgtgtcacgatttggcaaaacgtgacacgattttgataGCTGAAGACtactatataagtgttctttgtAGATTTTGAAGGAGcggttgaagagagagaaacttgaaaaatcaaaggaggtaactttagggttgagggtctttgattagagttctcttgggttgggaaacattgtaaacaccttgggtgagtgaaaatcattgagtgtcttgttcattggtgagattgggaaaatgggtagaaattagggttgctctttgtgagcttgttgaacctaatttcttgtaacccatttgtatctctttgtaagaactcattgatagtggattggagagatcgatctctcccccagattcggtcaagttggaccgaattgggtcaacaatctttggtgtgtttgttcctctcttctctccctttatcttttgcttgtggttttgtgcttttcactttgattcctagattagatctaggtgctgttattgttgattattgtttgtgttcactttgatatcggttactactttcctttgctccacacatcattgtttgtattggtgtgattttgagttcgaattcacaacaattggcgcccaccgtggggcatagGAGTGAATTGGTTCAGTGAGTACCATGagttcaaagtgggatattgagaagttcaTCGGAATTAacgattttgggttatggaaggtgaAGATGCAAGAGGTGTTGATACAACAAAAGTgcgagaaagctttgaagggtgaaggtgcGTTGCCGGTCACCATGACACaagcggagaagaccgagattGTGGACAAGGCTAGGAGTGTCATTGTCATGTGCCTCGGTGACAAAGTTTTGAGGGATGTCGCGAAGGAACCTACCGTGGCGTCGATGTGGTCAAAGTTGGAGACATTGTATATGACCAAGTCTTTGGCTCATAGGCAATTCCttaagcaacaactctactcattcaagatggtggagtcaAAGACCGTGATGGAGCAATTaacggagttcaacaaaatccttgatgatttggagaacattgaggtgcaacttgaggacGAAGACAAGactatactcttgttgtgtgctctaccgaGATCATTTGAATCCTTCAAGGATACCATGCTCTATAGCAAAGAAGGCACTGtcaccttggaagaagttcaagcggctttaaaaaccaaggagttgaccaagtccaaggacATGAGAGCGGATGAAAACAGTGAAGACCTTAGTGTTTCAAGAGGAAATGGTGGAGGTGGAGGTAACCGAGGAAGCTCAAAGAGCGGTAACAAGGATAAGTATAAGTATAAGTGTTTTAAGTATCACAAGTTTGGTCACTTCAAGAGGGATTGTCTGAGGAGTATGAGGATGCGCGTGCTTTGGTGGCGAGTTGTTGGGAGGATGATGAAGGTGAGGTTTCTCACCTTGGTATTGATGCCTTGTAGAGTGGTGTTCGTTtagagagacgttaaacactcatcatcagcctggagaggcggtgggAAGAATACTCATGGTTAGCCTGGAGAGGCAGTGTGAAGAGTACTCATGATCAACCTTTGAGGTGGAGTTGCAAGGGAGAAAGCATAGTGTGTGTACGCATTTGGAAATTGAGGTAGAGAAATCTCAACTTGAGGTGGAGTTGATGACACCGAAAATGGTACGACTATGGAGGTCTTGGGTGTTTATGCTCTAGTTGTGTGCATGTGAATGCTTCATGAGGATGAAAGTCATTCCCGGGTTTGAAGAATGTATGGCAGTGTTTGTGTGATTACCTAAAAGACCAAGGGTGATcggatgcaaggtgatcttcaaggaagcgggagaCGTTCCGTGGTTAAAGAGGGTTTGGTGTAGACTTGTGAAGCTACTTGGTGTAGTTGGATGTCAGGGAAAAGAAAAGGGAATTGGTGGTTGAAGGTTAATGTGGCATCATCATCAATTTGAAGCCAAGGTGGAGAATGTTGTGTATGCCTTCAAAATTGAGTTTGAAGAAAGTGAAGAATCATGACACGATTTGGCAACTGTGTCACGATTTCGCAATGTCGTGAGCTGTTTTCCAGGGTGttcaatcgtgacacgattttgggaaaacgtgacacgattttcggcTTTCTAAACACGTTTTCAGGATACAGTttgtcgtaccttgggtcgtacgcaccaaccgtgtcacgattttgaCAGTTGAAGACtactatataagtgttctttttgcagattttgaaggagaggttgaagagagagagaaacttgggaaatcaaaagaggtaactttagggttgagggtctttgattagagttctcttgggttgggaaacattgtaaacaccttggatgagtgtatctctttgtaagaattcattgatagtggattggagagatcgatctctcccccagattaggtcaagttggaccgaactgggtcaacagtctttggtgtgtttgttcctctcTTCTCTACCTTTATCTTTTCCTTGTGGTTTTGTGCTTTTCATTTTGTTTCCTACATTTgatctaggtgttgttattgttgattattgcttgtgttcattttgatattggttactactttcctttgctccacacatcattggtttGTATTGGTGTAATTTTGaatccgaattcacaacagttactctgaaaaccaaaaatgttaTTATAGTTGTGTGCTAACTTACTTTGTCACAAGGCTGACTGATATCCTAAACTACTGCACAGAGGTAGTGTGGCTACTATGCACTCTTATCAAGCCCCGTTTTGGATAAAATATAATATCGAGTATGAATGAATTCTAAAGGAATTAGACAATTGGACCTTGTAGGGAGCCTTTCTAATGAGAGGAAAATATGGAGATGTAAAAGATATActaaggttttgtttgggagtttggaggggaagggagtgAATGATTTTAGGGGGTTGGAAATATagagaaaaatggacaaaaaattcacattttttgaaagaacagttttttagagaatgataaactaatacttatgattaatatacttttaattttaagaattgtataacaacatagattgaatttgaaaaattcatataaaccctccataaccCCCTGAAACCCTCTCCTAATATAATATTTGAGGTCCCCCAAATGAGaggaattttttattatgagtaaaaaattaacctccaaaaccctctcctcccaatgtcttctatttcttccacttgctccttccttttttccaaaaccctcccctcccctccaaactcccaaacaaaactTAAGGAGACAGTTTAAGATTTATTATCACAAGCAAGGTGACTCACAAGTACCAAATAAATTCCCTAGACtatgttattttcttaattGGTATTCTCTTAGTCCATTTATGCATTTTCTGTATTTTCAATTATGAACTACTTTGTTTCAATCTGCAGCAAGGTTCTGGAAGATGTGGTTAACTAGTTACATATCTTATGTAAATTTGTTTAACAAATGTTCACCTTACAGAACAAATCACATAAAGATTCTGGAAGATGATGATCTTGTGAACATTATCGTCCTGAGCCCTGATTTCTTGTGGAGTACCAAGGTTCGAAacactaataaaaaataggttaaacCCTTGAAGTATCTTACTACTTTTTGGTCTGAATCTAACATTATCTGCGTGAAACTGTAAATATTAACCGCAATGGGTGACAAAACTTTATCTCAAAAGATTTAACGCTGTTTTGCATTCATAAGCTTATATCTTCGTTATATATAGCATCATTCTAGAATTATGAttgaaaatcttttaaaaaagaaaggtTGAAATTCTTGTTTACCTAGTTAGTGACAATTGGAGGAAGCAGAGAGGGTGTGACAAGTTGCGTACTTTAATAAAAAGCAAcgtcttttatatataaaatctgAAATCAACCAgagtataaataaatacttaGAAATTACAAAATTGAATTAGTAATCTACTCACGAATTAAGATATGATTTACTTGAAAGTTAcatcatattttcttttgaaaactgaaaattacaTCATTGAATTAGTAAAATATGCATGACTTGTTTTGATAATCACAACACTACAAAACAAAATAGTATATTCAAGTTTTAGTTCCTTATAAAAAATGGAGTAGAGATGGGAATGTTATGAGAATCTCTAGCAGTATAAATTCTTGTTTGAATAGGATTATCACACATCATTAATTGTAATCCTAATGAAGCATtttcttttggtattgtttaGTGTTCTTACTACTATTTTGGTTTTGATACAAGCTCAGGATCAATcaggtttgtttatgaatttgtCTATATATAGCTGCTTTCTGTCACATATTTGTAGTTGATGTTATCTTAAGTTTTTCCTCAATTTATATGTATCAGGATTCATTAGCATAGATTGTGGTCTACCTGCGCATTTAAACTATTCTGCGTTGGACACAGGCATAAATTATATTTCAGATGCCAAATTCATAGATACTGGTGTAACTAAGAGGATAACGCctacaaacaataatattaaacaggAACTAGAATATTTGAGGAGCTTTCCAAGTGGAGTGAgaaattgttacaaaataaatgtAACAAGTGGTACTAAATATTTAATCAGAGCTACTTTTCTTTATGGAAGCTATGATGGTTTAGACAAGCCACCACAATTTGATCTTCATTTTGGACCTAATGTGGTGGCTACAGTGAGGTTCTCCAACCATACATCACACTTCACATACAGGGAAATCATTTATACTCCATCACAAGATTACATACAACCATGTTTTGTTAACACAGGAAACGGAACTCCATTCATTTCAGTTATAGAATTGAGGACTTTGAACAACACAGCTTATGTCACATACCCGGCTAATTCTGTGTTATCATTCTGGAAACGATCTGATGTAGGTTCCATCACAAACTTACAGTACAGGTAAGATGGCGTCAGCTAGcagcacattaattaattagCTTACTTTAATagttacataaataaataactgaTAATTTTTTTGGCCAGGTAcaaagatgatgtttatgaccGCATCTGGTTTCCTTGGGATTTACCCAGTGATTTGAGACGACTAAGCACCTCACTTAACAAAACTGATTTAAATCAGAGTAGTTATAAACCACCAGAAATTGTGATGAGCACTGCTGTTACACCAGTAAATGCCAGTGCCCCTATACAATTTCAATGGGATGCAAATAATGTAAATGATCGATTCTACCTCTACATGCACTTTAATGAGGTTGAAGAGCTGGCAGAAAATGAAACTAGAGAGTTCAATATCACAGTGAATGACAAGTTTCTGTATGGACCTGTGACACCATATACTACCATATTTAGTACAAAACCTTTGACTGGAGCCCCAAGGTATCATGTTTCCCTTTCGAAGAAAGATAATTCAACCCTTCCACCCATCCTGAATGCTTttgaggtttataaacaaagaGACTTCTCAATATCAGAAACTCAACAAGATGATGGTAAGCTAGCCCTTTGTTTAATTGAAAAACATACTACCTCCTCCGTCCTTAAATATAGTATCCTCTTGTATATTTATAATTGCATGaattatttctttactaacATACACCTAATtatcttatatatttttctgtaatttgtaaagaaaactatgatgaaaacataaactaattaTCTCTTTTGAAAGGTAACTTGTAAAACAATATTAACACTCAACAAATTTCATACTGCTAGCAACTTGCTTAATTCCAGTGATTTGGTCAACATATTTAAGGACGAAGGTAGTATATTAGTGCCATTTGTGGTGTAACGTAAACTATGTGAAAATTGGCTTGAAATCCTGttcaactgttttttttttaatactaaatACCAGTTGATACTATGACAAACATCAAGAATGCTTATGGTGTGGCAAGAAATTGGCAAGGAGATCCATGTGCCCCTGTGAATTACATGTGGGAAGGCCTAAACTGTAGTAGTGATGGCAATAACATTCCAAGAATCACATCTTTGTAAGTTTATAATTCCTTAAATAAACCATATGCATAAAttcaaaaacttcaattatcctcTGAAGTTTTATTTGGAAACTGAACCAGGAATTTGTCTTCAAGTGGATTGACAGGGGAGATATCATCTTCCATATCAAAGCTCACTATGTTGCAATACTTGTGAGTTCCTAATCccatttgattaaataaaaagaagattagggtatgtttggatgaAGGATTATGGAATCGAGGGAagaccatatttttcttttctaaattaagaaaactataaaacgttttaaataataaatcaaatgtgtttcaaattttatataGTCATCTATCATGTTATTACTTGAAcgatttaaaatatcaaatatagaCCGGGCAATACGCCTGCACGGCGGGAGAATAAATCTCGTTTGGTTAAATGATGAAACCAAATCCATTCAACTAGGAAATTATTACGTCTTTATTGGGGGTTCAAAATTGTAACTCTGTGTTTAAATTGTTTACTTTCAGGGATTTATCAAACAATAGCTTGAATGGTCCTTTACCTGATTTTCTGATGCAGCTGAGGTCACTAAAAATATTGTAAGTCCCATGTTGATGCAGCAAATGTAATTTCATTGAATAttactataaaatataaaaaaagatgtcatatattttattctttggTAGCAGAAATGTAGGGAAGAACAAACTTACAGGGTTAGTTCCAAGTGAACTCCTTGAGAGATCAAAAACAGGTTCACTATCTCTGAGGTATACCTCATACTCAAAGTCAAAGCTATATTAATTCACAATGATAATTGAGTTTTCTTCCTTGTAATACGAATATGGTTTCACCAATGAAATTATAACTAATATCTTAGAACCTTTATCTTTTTGCAGTGTGGATGATAATCCTGATCTTTGTATGACAGAATCCTGCAAaaagaagaacattattgtacCACTGGTTGCATCGTTTTCAGCATTAGttgtaatcatttttatttcttttggattTTGGATATTCAGAAGACAAAAAGGTACTTCACAGATTACATAGGAATGAATTCATATTCTCAAATAAGGCCTTGTTTATACAATGAATAGCGTATTAATCCATTGGATTGCATGTATATCTTATAAGTTGCTACATGGTTTTAACTTCTTGTTGTGGTTGTGGATGTGGCTATTGCGGTTTCTGTGTTGTGCATTGTTCATAACATATATTAGATTCGACTATCCATAAAACCCTAGCTGTATAGCTTTTTATACTTGTGTGTAAAATTTTATTGCTTTTCTGCAACATTTTTATTCTCTACATTATTAAGAAAGTgtgaaaatgagaaatgattCATTAGATTCAATGAGAGTTACATGAGAGTATATATACATTTCTCAACTGTACTACCTAAGATGAAGTGTACTACATAAAAGACCTAAATGTACTACACTAGCTAAGTAACTTGTACTTCAAGCTTCTGCAAGTTATCTTCACTCTTGTGTTTATtatcctttgaatcttcatggTGTAATATACATGTTTGcatattttcattcaattttatttatcacAGCTGTACTTACGTCTTCAAATTCTAAGGAAAGGGGTTCAATGAaatcaaaacaccaaaaattCAGTTATTCTGAAATTCTCAACATTACTGATAACTTCAAAACTACTATTGGAGAAGGAGGATTTGGAAAAGTTTACTTTGGCACTCTACAAGATCAAACTCAAGTCGCTGTTAAGAGCCTTTCACCCTCATCAATGCAAGGTTATAAGGAATTTCAATCAGAGGTTAGACATTACATTCAAgataaaaaacaacataatcaatttttattttagttaattaatatttaaaacgAGAATTCTGCATTATTTTCACAGTTAACTTTGATAgggataaaatttaaatattaatgcaGACACAACTTCTAATGATTGTTCATCATAGAAATTTGGTTCCCCTCCTTGGATATTGTGATGAAGGTCAAATCAGAGCATTGATTTATGAATACATGGCCAATGGAAATCTGCAACACTTTTTaggtaatttatattttatcagCAACCATAACATCAATAATAGATTTACTACTTCCAGTTTATCTGTATTTTAAAGGTTAACAGTTGAAGAATCTTTTTTCATCAACTAAATTGAAGAAACATTAGCAGAGGTAGAATAAAAACCCAGTTAAACTTTTTTAGTGCACaatagtttatattattataagaacaatgattatttttttaaaaaattgggaaaggagaaattataattaataaggtTACACTAAAGACCATTTTACAATTTTTCTCATATGGGATTTGAACCCTGTTTCTTGAGATTACAAAGATAAGATCTTACAACCGAGTTAACACCTTTTGGACAACAAGGATTATGAACAAGGCAGGGAGAATGGCATTTTCCTATGCTTTCGTTTTAAATGCTTGTTCAGTATTTCAAGACTAATGTATGTTCTCATGCAGTGGAAAATTCAAATATCTTAAGTTGGAATGAGAGGCTTAGCATTGCAGTTGACACAGCACATGGTAATGTATTGTTTATGGAAGCATGTTTCTTGCATTGTGCACCCTTACATTCCCCTTAGTGTGAATTTTCAGGATTGGATTATCTGCATAATGGATGTAAACCTCCTATTATGCATAGAGATTTGAAGCCTTCAAACATATTGCTAGATGAGAACTTACATGCAAAGATTGCTGATTTTGGTCTAAGTAGAGCTTTTGGTAACGATAATGATTCTCATATATCGACACGCCCTGCTGGTACATTTGGTTACGCTGATCCAGTGTAAGtgtaatataaaaaatcaaattagattgaccatattttaatattttgtagcATTATATTTACTTGGCATAAATATCTATTTCAATTAATGTAGTTCGTGACACCAAATTGACGgtttatatataaaagaggTGACTTATATACTCAATACTTGAAATTTTCGGAAATGTGGTATCATGTTCTCATGATGGATATAATCACGATCATTATCCTATTTTCTATGATTCTCCATTACAattaaaatccataaaattaacCAATAATTCGCATTCTTAACTCCAGA from Medicago truncatula cultivar Jemalong A17 chromosome 8, MtrunA17r5.0-ANR, whole genome shotgun sequence includes the following:
- the LOC112417465 gene encoding probable LRR receptor-like serine/threonine-protein kinase At1g05700, whose translation is MKHFLLVLFSVLTTILVLIQAQDQSGFISIDCGLPAHLNYSALDTGINYISDAKFIDTGVTKRITPTNNNIKQELEYLRSFPSGVRNCYKINVTSGTKYLIRATFLYGSYDGLDKPPQFDLHFGPNVVATVRFSNHTSHFTYREIIYTPSQDYIQPCFVNTGNGTPFISVIELRTLNNTAYVTYPANSVLSFWKRSDVGSITNLQYRYKDDVYDRIWFPWDLPSDLRRLSTSLNKTDLNQSSYKPPEIVMSTAVTPVNASAPIQFQWDANNVNDRFYLYMHFNEVEELAENETREFNITVNDKFLYGPVTPYTTIFSTKPLTGAPRYHVSLSKKDNSTLPPILNAFEVYKQRDFSISETQQDDVDTMTNIKNAYGVARNWQGDPCAPVNYMWEGLNCSSDGNNIPRITSLNLSSSGLTGEISSSISKLTMLQYLDLSNNSLNGPLPDFLMQLRSLKILNVGKNKLTGLVPSELLERSKTGSLSLSVDDNPDLCMTESCKKKNIIVPLVASFSALVVIIFISFGFWIFRRQKAVLTSSNSKERGSMKSKHQKFSYSEILNITDNFKTTIGEGGFGKVYFGTLQDQTQVAVKSLSPSSMQGYKEFQSETQLLMIVHHRNLVPLLGYCDEGQIRALIYEYMANGNLQHFLVENSNILSWNERLSIAVDTAHGLDYLHNGCKPPIMHRDLKPSNILLDENLHAKIADFGLSRAFGNDNDSHISTRPAGTFGYADPVYQRTGNTNKKNDIYSFGIILFELITGQKALIKASEETIHILQWVIPIVEGGDIQNVVDSRLQGEFSINSAWKAVEIAMSCTSPNAIERPDMSEILVDLKECLCLEMVQRNNGSKSARDELVSVATVSETSLSGR